A single window of Leptospira koniambonensis DNA harbors:
- the serB gene encoding phosphoserine phosphatase SerB: MILFFSPKNDSDPQRLSEALSARFKQPVFIERRSEVSKNFVCDIWKTDHSLPREELVYLRQELQRFRKIDLIQISSFLNNEALFCFDMDSTLIQEEVIDELARYAGVYDEVAHVTKEAMEGNLNFQEALQKRCSYLKDLPVSVFDELYFKLHPNHGVPELFQGLKKKNVKTAVFSGGFTDILERFKQEYSIDEIRANYLDRAGDKLLGTVSGTVVDKNIKRESLLELQSRFKMERENIVAVGDGANDQLMLEASGIGIGFHAKEGLKSNISNWIDFASMDVLLYLFAE, translated from the coding sequence GTGATCTTATTTTTCAGCCCTAAAAACGATTCGGATCCCCAAAGATTATCCGAAGCACTTTCAGCAAGATTCAAACAACCTGTCTTTATCGAAAGAAGGTCAGAAGTTTCCAAAAATTTTGTATGTGATATTTGGAAAACGGACCATTCTCTTCCAAGAGAAGAATTGGTCTATCTTAGACAAGAATTACAAAGATTCCGTAAAATTGATCTAATCCAAATCTCTTCGTTTCTAAACAATGAAGCCTTATTCTGCTTTGATATGGATTCTACTTTGATCCAAGAAGAAGTTATAGACGAACTCGCAAGATATGCTGGTGTTTATGATGAAGTTGCACATGTAACGAAAGAAGCAATGGAAGGAAATCTGAACTTTCAAGAAGCTCTTCAAAAAAGATGCTCTTATCTGAAAGATCTTCCTGTTTCTGTATTCGATGAATTATATTTTAAATTACATCCAAATCATGGTGTTCCTGAATTATTCCAAGGGCTCAAGAAGAAGAATGTAAAAACCGCAGTTTTCAGCGGCGGATTCACAGACATATTAGAAAGATTTAAACAAGAATATTCCATCGACGAGATCCGCGCAAATTATCTAGACAGAGCAGGGGATAAACTTTTAGGAACAGTTTCCGGAACTGTGGTGGATAAAAATATCAAAAGAGAATCTCTTTTGGAGCTTCAATCTCGTTTTAAAATGGAAAGGGAAAACATCGTAGCTGTGGGTGACGGCGCAAATGACCAACTGATGTTAGAAGCTTCCGGGATCGGTATAGGTTTTCATGCGAAAGAAGGTCTTAAGTCCAATATTTCCAACTGGATCGATTTTGCTTCTATGGATGTTCTTTTGTATTTATTTGCAGAATAA
- a CDS encoding GDSL-type esterase/lipase family protein, with the protein MKVLGICFFLISLISCSVFQPRTIYDYYNPDFKCVDKIGVRNSDEWEKYQKLYLEAVLLYTKENEKLKKANIVFVGNSLIAAIPPDLTQANFPGSVNRGIAGDMTELLLNRLDSTVLNLKPSTIILEIGGNDIRDGKCLDYIEGIHRLLIQKIRTSLPNTKVLILGIPPVLSRNVNSVSPIVNAWLLRIANENPNVQFLDIWPEFRQKEIPFIREELAFTFEGKKDPIHINKDAYIIWLRKIKSLVK; encoded by the coding sequence ATGAAAGTATTAGGGATTTGTTTTTTTCTTATTTCCCTAATCTCTTGTTCCGTTTTCCAACCTAGGACAATATACGATTATTATAATCCGGATTTCAAATGTGTAGACAAGATTGGAGTCCGGAACTCAGATGAATGGGAAAAATACCAGAAATTATATCTGGAAGCTGTTTTACTCTACACTAAAGAGAACGAAAAATTAAAAAAAGCGAATATAGTTTTTGTAGGAAATAGCCTGATAGCTGCTATTCCTCCGGATCTAACCCAAGCGAATTTCCCAGGTTCTGTGAATCGGGGGATTGCAGGGGATATGACGGAACTTCTTCTAAACCGCTTGGACTCCACTGTCCTGAATCTAAAACCTTCTACCATTATCCTCGAAATTGGTGGAAACGATATTAGAGATGGGAAATGTCTGGATTATATAGAAGGCATCCATAGGCTTCTGATCCAAAAGATAAGAACAAGCCTGCCAAATACTAAGGTGCTTATACTTGGGATTCCGCCTGTTTTGAGTAGAAATGTGAATTCTGTATCTCCAATTGTAAATGCTTGGCTTTTACGGATCGCTAATGAGAATCCTAACGTTCAATTTTTGGATATCTGGCCTGAGTTCAGACAGAAAGAGATCCCTTTTATCCGAGAAGAATTGGCTTTTACTTTTGAAGGTAAAAAAGATCCGATCCATATCAATAAAGACGCCTATATCATCTGGCTTCGCAAAATTAAATCTCTCGTTAAATAA